In Pangasianodon hypophthalmus isolate fPanHyp1 chromosome 3, fPanHyp1.pri, whole genome shotgun sequence, a single genomic region encodes these proteins:
- the LOC113545523 gene encoding LOW QUALITY PROTEIN: cytochrome P450 1B1 (The sequence of the model RefSeq protein was modified relative to this genomic sequence to represent the inferred CDS: substituted 1 base at 1 genomic stop codon) has protein sequence MSANPRMELPGIITDFLQLSKENILLLWLAVLVAVHLMTSLVRHWSARTLPGPFPWPIVGNAAQIGSYPHIYFTRMARHYGDVFQIRLGNRPVVVLNGDAIRQALVHKGVDFAGRPDFASFRFVSGGRSMAFGNYSEWWKVHRRVAQATVRKFTTSNPDTKNAIESHVVSEVKELISLFMRETRTHGYFQPHHYLVVSTANIISALCFGKRYSHDDAEFQQVVGRNDKFTKTVGAGSIVDVMPWLQLFPNPIKTLFDQFKELNTEFYEFILAKVVEHRKTMEPSIVRDMTDALIMTLDRGMTGAPGVLLDEKYVPPTIGDIFGASQDTTSTALQWILLLLVRYPDIQNRLQEEVDKVVGRNRLPSLQDQPHLPYVMAFIYEMMRFSSFIPVTIPHSTTTDTSINGYPIPKGTVVFINQWSLNHDPQKWDHPEIFNPLRFLDEDGELNKDVTGNVLIFSMGKRRCIGEELSKMQLFLFTTLLTHQCHFEVEKQPTFDCIYGLTLKPNPFHVAVTLRDXLHWVEKVG, from the exons ATGTCTGCAA accCTAGAATGGAGTTGCCAGGGATTATAACGGACTTCCTCCAGCTGTCAAAGGAGAATATTCTGCTGCTTTGGCTTGCAGTCTTGGTCGCCGTGCACTTGATGACCAGTTTGGTGCGCCACTGGAGCGCGCGGACTTTACCGGGCCCGTTTCCGTGGCCGATCGTCGGTAATGCGGCGCAGATCGGCAGCTACCCGCACATCTACTTCACGCGCATGGCGCGGCACTACGGCGATGTGTTTCAGATCAGGCTTGGCAACCGGCCCGTGGTGGTGCTTAACGGCGACGCTATCCGACAGGCGCTCGTGCATAAGGGTGTGGATTTCGCCGGGAGACCCGATTTCGCCTCGTTCCGCTTCGTCTCGGGTGGTCGGAGCATGGCTTTCGGCAATTACAGCGAATGGTGGAAGGTGCACCGTCGGGTGGCGCAGGCCACCGTGCGCAAGTTCACTACGAGTAACCCGGACACCAAGAACGCGATCGAGAGCCACGTCGTGAGTGAAGTCAAAGAGCTGATCTCGCTGTTTATGCGCGAAACGCGCACGCATGGCTACTTTCAGCCCCACCACTACCTTGTGGTGTCCACGGCGAACATTATAAGCGCCTTGTGCTTCGGGAAACGCTATTCGCACGACGACGCCGAGTTTCAGCAGGTGGTGGGGCGTAACGACAAGTTCACGAAGACAGTGGGCGCCGGCAGCATCGTGGACGTTATGCCTTGGCTCCAGTTGTTTCCCAACCCCATCAAAACACTGTTCGATCAGTTCAAGGAACTCAACACAGAGTTCTATGAATTCATCCTGGCCAAGGTTGTGGAGCACCGGAAGACCATGGAGCCGAGCATCGTCCGGGACATGACGGACGCGCTCATCATGACGCTGGACCGCGGTATGACTGGGGCACCCGGGGTCTTACTGGATGAGAAGTATGTGCCCCCAACCATCGGGGACATCTTCGGCGCGAGCCAAGACACCACCTCCACCGCGCTGCAGTGGATTCTCCTGCTGCTCGTCAG GTATCCAGATATTCAGAACAGACTTCAGGAGGAAGTGGACAAAGTAGTGGGCAGGAACCGTCTACCTTCCCTCCAAGACCAACCACATCTCCCATATGTGATGGCCTTCATCTATGAGATGATGCGGTTCAGCAGTTTTATCCCAGTGACAATCCCCCACAGCACAACCACAGACACCTCCATTAATGGATACCCCATTCCCAAAGGCACTGTGGTTTTCATCAACCAGTGGTCCCTGAACCATGACCCCCAAAAGTGGGATCATCCTGAGATCTTCAACCCACTGCGCTTCCTGGATGAGGATGGGGAACTAAATAAAGATGTGACTGGCAATGTCCTGATCTTCTCCATGGGAAAGAGGCGATGCATTGGAGAGGAACTGTCCAAAATGCAGCTCTTCCTCTTCACAACACTCTTGACACATCAGTGTCACTTTGAAGTGGAGAAACAACCCACTTTCGACTGCATATATGGGCTAACGCTGAAGCCCAACCCATTCCACGTAGCAGTAACCCTGCGTGACTGACTGCACTGGGTGGAGAAAGTGGGCTGA